One window of the Ureibacillus sp. FSL W7-1570 genome contains the following:
- a CDS encoding DUF2179 domain-containing protein, giving the protein MTNILLILVLQLIYVPLLTLRTIFLVKNLTFLAAMIGTLEMLIYVFGLSLVFNGDQSLLAMIVYAVGFGLGIFLGTKIENKLAIGYVYVTINTQTKNQELINALRSNGFAITTYVGEGRDSERYKYEILAKRNREKELFELVNSIEPKAFIISFEPKSFKGGFLVDRMRKHKHH; this is encoded by the coding sequence ATGACGAATATTCTTCTAATCTTAGTTTTGCAATTAATCTATGTTCCGTTGCTTACATTACGCACCATCTTTTTGGTGAAAAACTTGACATTTCTTGCAGCTATGATTGGAACATTGGAAATGCTTATCTACGTCTTTGGGCTTTCCCTCGTATTCAATGGAGACCAAAGTTTGCTTGCCATGATTGTGTATGCGGTCGGCTTTGGACTGGGCATTTTTTTAGGAACAAAAATTGAAAATAAATTGGCGATCGGTTACGTGTACGTGACCATCAATACGCAAACGAAAAACCAGGAATTGATTAACGCCCTCCGCTCCAACGGTTTTGCCATCACGACTTATGTTGGGGAAGGTCGGGACAGCGAACGTTATAAATATGAGATTTTGGCCAAACGGAATCGGGAGAAGGAACTGTTTGAGCTGGTCAATTCCATCGAACCTAAAGCGTTCATCATTTCTTTTGAACCGAAATCCTTCAAAGGCGGGTTCCTTGTCGATCGGATGCGGAAACATAAACATCACTGA
- a CDS encoding GyrI-like domain-containing protein produces MSKFEWKKQLKELYLPSTQPTIIDVPTMKFFTIDGKGNPNEKPFQEHIEILYALSYAIRMMPKKGITPEGYYEYTVFPLEGHWDLDEEGRTKDYLDKNHLVYKLMIRQPDFVTEELFQYARDTVKKKKPNLDVDQVRFETITEGLCVQAMHIGSFD; encoded by the coding sequence TTGAGTAAATTTGAATGGAAAAAACAATTAAAAGAACTTTACTTGCCCTCCACGCAACCGACAATCATTGATGTGCCGACCATGAAATTTTTTACGATTGACGGCAAAGGTAATCCAAACGAGAAACCATTCCAGGAGCATATCGAAATTCTTTATGCTTTATCCTATGCGATCCGGATGATGCCCAAAAAGGGGATTACGCCGGAAGGGTATTATGAATATACCGTGTTTCCATTGGAAGGGCATTGGGATTTGGATGAAGAAGGAAGAACGAAAGATTATTTGGATAAAAACCACCTCGTGTATAAATTGATGATTCGGCAACCGGATTTTGTAACGGAAGAATTGTTTCAATATGCTCGGGATACGGTGAAGAAGAAAAAACCGAATTTGGATGTGGATCAGGTCCGGTTTGAAACGATTACGGAAGGGTTATGCGTGCAAGCCATGCACATCGGCAGTTTCGATTGA
- a CDS encoding DMT family transporter, whose protein sequence is MNKWLFGILVVLTTFLMGSSFAVGKIGLSYTTPLLLVGIRFSLAGVIMAIAVRLLRIPHPKSFSQWVKIAVIGSFQTAGVMSCIFLSLRTIPAGQSSILTFMNPLLVVIFGTIFMKLSYSPRQWTGVILGFIGVFITLGAQLSFEIGSLLAFLSAVSWAIGTLLIKKWGNDFNTWLLTAFQMLFGGIILLIGSLILENPHFQVTGTSIFIVLWLAIMASIVQFAGWFYLLQKGDPGKTSAFLFLAPFFGVLSGWVLLDEAINPYVTIGGLCIFTGIFLVNWTGSRSIEVGSLETSIEK, encoded by the coding sequence ATGAACAAATGGCTTTTCGGTATTCTGGTCGTATTGACCACCTTTTTAATGGGTTCTTCTTTTGCAGTCGGAAAAATCGGTCTTTCTTATACTACACCGCTTTTATTAGTCGGCATACGCTTTTCCTTGGCAGGAGTGATTATGGCCATTGCTGTTCGATTATTGCGGATCCCTCATCCCAAATCCTTTTCCCAATGGGTCAAGATCGCTGTCATCGGTTCCTTTCAAACAGCTGGCGTTATGTCCTGCATCTTTCTCAGCTTGCGGACAATTCCAGCGGGGCAGTCTTCCATATTAACATTTATGAACCCGCTTTTAGTCGTCATCTTTGGCACGATTTTCATGAAGTTATCTTATAGCCCACGCCAATGGACAGGTGTGATATTAGGTTTTATCGGGGTATTTATAACCCTTGGGGCACAGTTAAGTTTTGAAATCGGATCTTTACTCGCCTTTCTTTCCGCAGTTTCATGGGCGATCGGCACATTGCTCATCAAAAAATGGGGAAATGATTTCAATACGTGGCTATTGACGGCCTTCCAAATGTTATTTGGCGGCATCATCTTGCTTATTGGCAGTTTGATTTTGGAAAATCCCCACTTCCAAGTAACCGGCACATCCATTTTTATCGTATTGTGGCTCGCCATTATGGCATCCATCGTCCAATTTGCCGGCTGGTTTTATTTACTTCAAAAAGGGGATCCCGGCAAAACAAGCGCCTTTTTGTTTTTGGCCCCATTTTTCGGTGTTCTTTCAGGATGGGTATTATTGGATGAAGCCATCAATCCGTATGTAACCATCGGAGGCCTTTGCATATTTACCGGAATCTTCTTGGTGAACTGGACTGGCAGCAGGAGTATCGAGGTCGGCTCGTTGGAAACATCCATTGAAAAATAA
- a CDS encoding Rpn family recombination-promoting nuclease/putative transposase, giving the protein MSHYKKAALQKWMDLKIDVSFLKVIGWEQLHNVTLTFLNEILEREPRQKIQRITMISNPFVEENPLAPIHFTGISKDGKKLHILINFFNRFDIVKRSLYYATKAYADQKENDLHPIIFINFLSYALFNQTENFQTVYLLQEQHAGTPLPDAFELHFIEYPKLIRDFEAKKVDPWNDAKARWLLLLSIVDHRNGNVYHDIYKELDLISLRDDHIRAALNRWRELSQSKEEMEAYEERLKQTLDVEVEVREAKRREEEAFEKGAKKLQVEIAKKMLAEQMEIQYISKITGLTLKEIQELR; this is encoded by the coding sequence TTGAGCCACTACAAAAAAGCGGCACTTCAAAAATGGATGGATTTGAAAATTGATGTCTCCTTCCTGAAGGTGATTGGCTGGGAACAGCTGCACAATGTGACACTCACCTTTTTAAATGAAATCCTGGAACGGGAACCGAGACAAAAAATTCAACGCATCACCATGATTTCCAATCCCTTTGTTGAAGAAAATCCGCTGGCACCCATTCATTTTACCGGCATATCCAAAGACGGCAAAAAACTGCATATCTTAATCAACTTTTTTAATCGTTTCGATATCGTGAAACGATCTCTTTATTACGCAACGAAAGCCTATGCCGACCAAAAGGAAAACGACTTGCATCCAATCATTTTCATCAACTTTTTAAGCTACGCATTATTCAATCAAACAGAAAACTTTCAAACGGTTTATCTATTGCAGGAGCAACATGCCGGCACTCCCCTCCCCGATGCTTTTGAATTGCACTTTATCGAATATCCAAAATTGATACGGGATTTTGAAGCGAAAAAAGTCGACCCGTGGAACGACGCAAAAGCAAGATGGCTTCTCTTGCTTTCCATCGTCGACCATCGCAACGGAAATGTGTACCACGACATTTACAAGGAGCTGGATTTGATCTCTTTAAGGGATGACCATATTCGGGCGGCATTAAACCGTTGGCGGGAGTTGAGCCAATCAAAAGAAGAAATGGAAGCCTATGAAGAACGATTGAAGCAGACCCTTGATGTGGAAGTGGAAGTGCGGGAAGCAAAGCGCCGGGAAGAAGAAGCCTTTGAAAAGGGCGCAAAAAAGCTGCAGGTGGAAATTGCCAAAAAAATGTTGGCGGAACAGATGGAGATCCAATACATTTCAAAAATCACCGGGCTTACCCTGAAGGAAATCCAAGAGTTGAGGTAA
- a CDS encoding CoA-acylating methylmalonate-semialdehyde dehydrogenase: MAVEQKVRELQHFINGTLVSGTSGRFSNVYNPCTGEVIAQVPLATREEVRQAIEMAKKAFPQWKALSGGKRGEIVQKFRQLVKENEEELIEIICEESGKTKEDARGEIQRGLESVDLAINAPHMVKGEYSVNVGGDINMFSRKDPLGVVAAISPFNFPVMVPLAQTSMAVAVGNAVILKPSEKVPISALYLSNLWKKAGLPDGVWTVIHGDKEAVDELLENETVKAVHFVGSTRVAEYIYQTGTKFSKRVAALGGGKNFMIVMPDTDLEKAANAFIGAAYGAASQRCMALSGAIPVGKETADRFVAILKEKIGKLKVGPYTDDEVDFGPVISKESKETILGYIERALKEGAKPVTDGRNPEIAKSSNGFYLGPTLLDEVTPEMEIFKDEVFGPVRIVVRADSLQEAIDIINSHELGNGVTIFTNNGAAARKFQNEIEVGMVGVNVPIPIPVGYHNFAGWKRSNFGTGVMFGPEQANFFTKRKTISEKWLDVGEDSQANFAFPSK, encoded by the coding sequence ATGGCAGTGGAACAAAAAGTTCGCGAGTTGCAACATTTCATCAACGGCACGTTGGTATCCGGCACCAGTGGCCGTTTTTCCAATGTGTATAATCCGTGCACAGGAGAAGTGATTGCTCAGGTGCCGCTGGCGACCCGTGAAGAAGTGAGACAAGCCATTGAAATGGCGAAAAAGGCATTTCCGCAATGGAAGGCGTTGTCAGGGGGAAAACGGGGAGAGATTGTACAGAAATTCCGCCAATTGGTCAAAGAAAATGAAGAAGAGTTAATTGAAATCATCTGTGAAGAAAGCGGGAAGACAAAGGAAGACGCCCGCGGAGAAATTCAGCGTGGTTTGGAATCGGTGGATCTTGCCATTAACGCGCCACATATGGTCAAAGGGGAATATTCGGTGAATGTCGGCGGCGATATCAATATGTTTTCCCGGAAAGACCCGCTTGGGGTCGTGGCCGCCATTTCACCGTTCAACTTTCCTGTGATGGTGCCGTTAGCGCAAACAAGCATGGCGGTGGCTGTTGGGAATGCAGTGATTTTAAAACCATCTGAAAAAGTGCCGATTTCTGCCCTCTATCTTTCGAACCTTTGGAAGAAAGCGGGATTGCCGGATGGTGTATGGACGGTGATTCATGGCGATAAAGAGGCGGTCGATGAATTGCTTGAAAATGAAACGGTAAAAGCCGTCCATTTTGTAGGTTCCACCCGGGTGGCAGAGTATATTTATCAAACAGGAACAAAATTCAGCAAACGGGTGGCAGCCCTTGGCGGCGGGAAAAATTTCATGATTGTCATGCCGGATACGGATTTGGAAAAAGCGGCGAACGCCTTCATCGGAGCAGCTTATGGAGCGGCTTCCCAGCGTTGTATGGCGCTTTCGGGGGCGATTCCGGTCGGCAAAGAAACGGCCGATCGATTTGTGGCCATTTTAAAGGAGAAAATTGGGAAATTGAAAGTTGGCCCATATACAGATGATGAAGTGGATTTTGGCCCGGTGATTTCAAAAGAGTCCAAGGAAACGATTCTCGGATATATTGAGCGGGCTTTGAAAGAAGGGGCAAAACCCGTAACGGATGGACGAAATCCGGAAATCGCAAAATCTTCAAACGGTTTTTATCTGGGTCCAACATTGCTGGATGAAGTGACGCCGGAGATGGAAATTTTCAAGGATGAAGTATTCGGCCCTGTGCGGATTGTTGTGAGAGCCGACTCTTTGCAGGAAGCGATTGATATCATCAACTCCCATGAGCTTGGAAATGGTGTTACCATCTTTACGAATAATGGCGCAGCAGCCCGCAAATTCCAGAATGAAATTGAAGTGGGAATGGTGGGTGTCAACGTGCCGATTCCGATTCCGGTGGGCTATCATAACTTCGCCGGCTGGAAGCGTTCGAATTTCGGCACGGGCGTTATGTTTGGACCGGAACAGGCGAACTTCTTCACCAAAAGAAAAACGATTTCCGAAAAATGGCTGGATGTGGGCGAGGACTCCCAAGCCAATTTCGCCTTTCCAAGCAAATAG
- a CDS encoding ECF transporter S component has protein sequence MKIREFTLTTVFLAIILLFALTPIGFIHLGVIKATIIHVPIIIASIILGPRIGAFLGLAFGISSVVTNTMAPTLLSFAFSPAVPVLGTSHGSIWALFIAIVPRVIVGVVPYYLNKTLQKVLSKEKWSLFLTGLLTTVLHTFLIMGSIALIFHDAYAKAVNADGISGIIAAVLMVFFTNGIAEATLAAFAAALVVPPLLKVSNKY, from the coding sequence ATGAAAATAAGAGAGTTTACATTGACCACTGTGTTTTTGGCAATCATCCTATTATTTGCTCTAACACCTATTGGATTTATCCATCTAGGAGTGATCAAAGCAACAATCATCCATGTTCCAATCATTATCGCCTCGATTATATTAGGTCCGAGAATCGGGGCATTTCTGGGGCTTGCCTTTGGAATTTCGAGTGTCGTCACCAATACGATGGCTCCGACGCTTTTATCCTTCGCCTTTTCTCCGGCCGTTCCGGTTTTGGGGACAAGCCATGGCAGCATATGGGCGTTGTTTATTGCCATCGTGCCAAGGGTGATCGTTGGGGTTGTCCCATATTATCTTAATAAAACGCTTCAAAAGGTATTGTCGAAGGAGAAATGGTCTTTATTTCTGACAGGTTTGCTGACCACCGTTTTGCACACTTTTCTAATCATGGGTTCGATCGCTTTGATCTTTCATGATGCGTATGCAAAAGCGGTCAATGCGGATGGGATAAGCGGAATTATTGCGGCCGTTTTAATGGTATTTTTCACAAACGGCATCGCCGAGGCGACACTGGCTGCCTTTGCCGCAGCATTGGTGGTTCCGCCATTGTTGAAAGTGTCGAATAAATATTGA
- the ggt gene encoding gamma-glutamyltransferase: MVQYRAATMSLNGMVTSPHYLASQAGLSILKEGGNAMEAAIAMASTIAVVYPHMNGIGGDNFWLIYNAKAKEVKAVNGSGRSGKKANIGFYRSKGYDSIPARGPLAANTVPGAVRGWDTAYKYGQKAMGSTLSWRKLLQQAIHYAKEGFPVTPSQHHWTKVNLDEEDQNFRALGRFEEFARIFLKDGKPYEVGDVFIQEDLAITLGLIAENGADYFYDSELTDRMAEDLQKHGGILTREDFKNHTSELVEPISLPYRGYMAYNLPPNTQGMASLSILNILNHVNLKEIGEGTAEYYHLLVEAIKYAFRDRDAYLTDPAFHDIPLRELLSPDRGAAFAEKIMKSRHVSTLSALDPKGDTVWFAAVDKEGNAVSCIQSIYHEFGSAFIPKGTGVLFQNRGCFFSLDEKHVNSLQPGKRSFHTLNSAMLMRDGKPVLLYGTMGGEGQPQTQSLLATRIIDYGMNVQEAIEAPRFLYGRTWGATSNTLKMESRIPEKVRKELEAFGHEVETMEELTELMGHAGAIYIDEKGVKFGGADPRGDGVALGY, from the coding sequence ATGGTTCAATATAGAGCGGCAACGATGTCGTTGAATGGCATGGTAACTTCGCCACATTATTTGGCATCACAGGCGGGCCTCTCCATTTTAAAGGAGGGGGGAAACGCAATGGAAGCGGCAATAGCGATGGCTTCGACAATTGCGGTGGTTTACCCGCACATGAATGGCATTGGGGGAGACAATTTTTGGCTTATTTATAATGCCAAAGCGAAAGAAGTGAAAGCCGTTAACGGCAGTGGCAGGTCCGGCAAAAAAGCAAACATCGGATTTTACCGTTCCAAAGGATATGATTCCATTCCCGCCCGTGGACCGCTTGCGGCAAACACGGTGCCAGGAGCGGTCCGAGGGTGGGACACGGCTTATAAGTACGGACAAAAGGCAATGGGAAGCACACTATCATGGCGCAAGTTGCTGCAACAAGCGATCCACTATGCCAAGGAAGGATTCCCGGTAACGCCAAGCCAGCACCATTGGACGAAAGTCAATTTGGATGAAGAGGACCAAAATTTCCGGGCATTGGGCCGATTTGAAGAGTTTGCCCGCATCTTCCTAAAGGATGGCAAGCCATATGAAGTGGGAGACGTCTTCATCCAGGAAGATTTGGCGATTACGCTGGGGCTCATTGCAGAGAATGGGGCGGACTATTTTTACGATAGTGAATTGACGGATCGGATGGCGGAAGATTTGCAGAAGCACGGCGGCATATTGACGAGGGAAGATTTCAAAAATCATACGAGTGAATTGGTCGAACCGATTTCCTTGCCATATCGAGGATATATGGCCTATAATCTGCCGCCGAATACGCAGGGAATGGCGTCCTTATCCATCTTAAATATATTAAATCATGTGAATTTAAAAGAGATTGGGGAAGGTACAGCAGAGTACTACCATCTACTGGTGGAGGCCATAAAATACGCTTTCCGGGACAGGGACGCTTACTTGACAGATCCGGCTTTCCACGACATTCCGTTGAGGGAATTGCTGAGTCCGGATCGGGGTGCTGCGTTTGCCGAGAAAATAATGAAAAGCAGGCATGTTTCGACATTGTCCGCCTTGGATCCGAAAGGCGATACCGTATGGTTTGCGGCAGTGGATAAAGAAGGCAATGCGGTTTCCTGCATCCAGAGTATTTACCATGAGTTCGGTTCCGCCTTTATTCCAAAAGGAACAGGGGTGTTATTCCAAAATCGGGGCTGCTTCTTTTCTCTGGATGAAAAGCACGTAAATTCTTTGCAACCAGGTAAACGCTCCTTCCATACGCTCAATTCCGCAATGCTCATGAGGGATGGAAAGCCGGTGCTGCTTTACGGAACAATGGGCGGTGAAGGGCAGCCCCAAACCCAATCGCTGCTTGCAACGCGTATCATCGATTACGGCATGAATGTGCAAGAAGCCATCGAAGCTCCAAGATTTCTATATGGACGAACATGGGGAGCAACTTCCAATACGCTAAAAATGGAAAGCAGGATTCCGGAAAAAGTGCGTAAAGAATTGGAAGCGTTCGGCCATGAAGTGGAAACGATGGAAGAGTTGACGGAACTGATGGGCCATGCCGGAGCTATTTACATCGATGAAAAAGGCGTCAAATTTGGCGGTGCGGATCCCCGTGGAGATGGGGTGGCTTTGGGATATTAG
- a CDS encoding chromate transporter — protein sequence MLGFGGGPASIPLIEHEVVDKYGWMTTTEFSEVLALGNALPGPIATKMAGYIGYEVGGILGAIVALFATVGPSLMAMLILLNILYRYRQSQRVKRLSSFVLPAIAVLLAEMTFDFAKTSYDMIGLIATFLLIAGAYIALEKFNVHPVYVVMIGLGIGGIFL from the coding sequence ATATTGGGCTTTGGCGGAGGCCCGGCTTCCATTCCCTTAATTGAGCATGAAGTGGTGGATAAGTATGGTTGGATGACAACAACGGAATTCAGTGAAGTGCTGGCATTGGGAAATGCTTTGCCCGGGCCGATTGCAACGAAAATGGCCGGATACATCGGCTATGAAGTTGGAGGTATTCTGGGAGCGATTGTGGCCTTGTTTGCGACGGTTGGCCCTTCACTAATGGCAATGCTGATTTTGCTCAACATTTTATACCGCTATCGCCAATCCCAAAGGGTGAAAAGGCTGTCCAGCTTCGTGCTGCCGGCGATTGCGGTATTGCTTGCGGAAATGACTTTTGATTTTGCGAAAACTTCCTATGACATGATCGGATTGATTGCCACATTCCTACTCATCGCGGGAGCATATATTGCCCTTGAAAAATTCAACGTTCATCCTGTTTATGTGGTAATGATTGGACTGGGAATTGGCGGTATATTTTTATAA
- a CDS encoding GGDEF domain-containing protein: MKDSIETYEKAIQLLDKNTAVAMEENTGKIIRMYNENPDFDEWDFQELYKQLGMHIYIINEENVITHGSFPDDIGLDFNDCCQKLASLLDKRRESGQFYHDAMDIEQKTGNVKKYSYMATPDKKYIIELSYNLNENAVYNAFNFFYTIDELKKLYPYIYDVNILNIGGLALGKSLNERSLTKKERESFEATLTSKETNELKGDWRGKTATFRYIYYDSIFDEDFAQKKVIEIIYDDRLWSANLVQYRKMFIVQLFIIFSFVFVISFVIARPMYLAYHDRLTGLANRSAFDELKSAVKAKKGKKTAFFMIDLDYFKVVNDDLGHQAGDTLLKQVANIIRSVIPKNGAVYRYGGDEFVVILNSTTDEEAEEVARNIIKEINDFIEQYKDVNKTGVSASIGISFYPDDGDTKQMLYKKADMALYAAKKKGKGQYAIFQKDHE; this comes from the coding sequence ATGAAAGATTCTATCGAAACTTATGAAAAAGCGATTCAACTGTTGGATAAAAACACCGCTGTTGCAATGGAAGAAAATACGGGCAAGATTATCCGGATGTATAATGAAAATCCGGATTTTGATGAATGGGATTTTCAGGAATTATATAAACAATTGGGGATGCACATTTATATCATCAACGAAGAAAATGTGATCACTCATGGCAGTTTTCCGGATGATATCGGACTCGATTTTAATGATTGTTGCCAAAAACTTGCGTCTTTATTGGATAAACGGAGAGAGTCGGGACAATTTTATCATGATGCGATGGATATCGAACAAAAAACGGGGAATGTAAAAAAATATAGTTATATGGCTACGCCCGATAAAAAATATATTATTGAATTGAGCTACAATTTAAATGAAAACGCCGTTTACAATGCTTTCAATTTTTTTTACACCATTGATGAATTAAAAAAATTATATCCCTATATTTACGATGTCAACATTTTAAATATTGGCGGACTGGCTTTGGGTAAGTCGCTCAACGAAAGAAGTTTGACGAAAAAAGAGCGTGAATCCTTCGAAGCGACGTTGACTTCAAAAGAAACGAATGAACTAAAAGGGGATTGGCGGGGCAAAACGGCCACTTTCCGGTACATATATTACGATTCGATTTTTGATGAAGATTTCGCCCAGAAAAAAGTCATAGAAATCATCTATGATGATCGACTTTGGAGCGCCAATCTGGTCCAATACAGAAAAATGTTTATCGTTCAACTGTTCATTATCTTCAGCTTTGTTTTTGTAATTTCCTTTGTCATTGCAAGACCGATGTATTTGGCCTACCATGACCGATTGACAGGACTGGCAAACCGCTCCGCCTTTGATGAATTAAAGTCAGCGGTAAAGGCGAAAAAAGGAAAGAAAACGGCATTTTTCATGATCGATTTGGATTATTTTAAAGTGGTGAATGATGATTTGGGCCATCAGGCAGGTGATACGCTTCTGAAACAAGTGGCCAATATTATCCGTTCGGTCATTCCAAAGAACGGTGCGGTTTATCGCTACGGAGGCGATGAGTTTGTCGTTATCCTGAACTCCACGACAGATGAAGAAGCGGAAGAAGTGGCGAGGAACATCATTAAAGAAATCAATGATTTCATTGAACAATATAAGGATGTGAATAAAACAGGGGTTTCCGCCAGTATCGGCATCTCCTTTTATCCGGATGATGGGGATACAAAGCAAATGCTGTATAAAAAGGCGGATATGGCTTTGTATGCCGCAAAGAAAAAAGGGAAAGGCCAATATGCCATCTTTCAAAAAGACCACGAATAA
- a CDS encoding helix-turn-helix transcriptional regulator has protein sequence MKNHLAKFRQEFGYSQDKLAELLGVSRQTIISIEKGRYNPSLPLALMIAKLFDSKVEDIFILEEKDFKK, from the coding sequence TTGAAAAATCATCTAGCAAAGTTCAGACAAGAATTCGGATATTCGCAGGACAAGTTGGCTGAACTGTTGGGGGTATCGAGACAAACCATCATTTCCATTGAAAAGGGAAGATATAATCCTTCTCTTCCGTTGGCTTTGATGATCGCCAAATTGTTCGATTCAAAGGTTGAAGATATTTTCATATTGGAAGAAAAAGATTTTAAAAAGTAG
- a CDS encoding NUDIX hydrolase — MDLRQQIENYIPYNAQEEKDKELILRYMDTFDNLLTRENEFAHFTASAWIVNRDRTKVLMIYHNIYQSWSWVGGHADGDADLLRVAIREAKEETGLKQVNPVLNDIFSIEILGVAAHEKRGKHVATHVHLNATYLLEADELETLHIKPDENSDVKWFALDEAVEASTERDLQVVYRKLNEKLRLLQNK; from the coding sequence ATGGATTTACGCCAACAAATCGAAAACTACATTCCCTATAATGCACAGGAAGAGAAGGACAAAGAACTCATTCTCCGCTATATGGATACGTTTGATAATTTACTGACGAGGGAGAATGAATTCGCCCATTTTACCGCTTCTGCATGGATCGTGAACAGAGACCGTACAAAAGTGTTGATGATCTATCACAACATTTATCAATCATGGTCTTGGGTTGGGGGGCATGCGGACGGAGATGCCGACTTATTGAGAGTGGCCATCAGAGAAGCGAAGGAAGAAACGGGACTGAAGCAGGTGAACCCCGTATTGAATGACATATTCTCAATAGAAATTTTAGGCGTCGCAGCCCATGAAAAACGGGGAAAACATGTGGCAACGCATGTGCATTTGAATGCCACTTATTTATTGGAAGCCGATGAACTGGAAACATTGCACATCAAGCCGGATGAAAACAGCGATGTGAAGTGGTTTGCATTGGATGAAGCGGTGGAAGCGAGCACGGAAAGGGATTTGCAAGTGGTGTACCGCAAGTTGAACGAAAAATTGCGTTTATTACAGAATAAATAA